DNA sequence from the Centroberyx gerrardi isolate f3 chromosome 2, fCenGer3.hap1.cur.20231027, whole genome shotgun sequence genome:
ACGCCCTTCGGTGGGTGCTCTGTGGTACCCGACTGCTGCTTTAAACAGCAGCACTGACATGGAAACCCCATTGCAGTTGCAGAACGATTTCTTTCAAGAGCAGCAGTTCCAGCACTGTAAGTACCAGCACTACTGCGGGCGAGAGGATCGGCTCGGCAAGCAGCAGCACGACCAATGCTGCACCTGCAATAACTGCACCTGTGATGCGAGAAAAAGCCTCGTCTTCCGCGGGACATCGCCGACCACTGTCGGAACTTTAAGGACACCATCCGAGACGTCTTCGCGGCAAGGTTGTCAGTATAGCGTCTGTGAGTTCACGCCCTCTAGTCATGGTAGTTCATCCAgacatcatcatcctcaccaTCAGCAGTGCCACGATCGGCAGCGGGGCAGCCTGGGCAGCAGCCACAAAGAGAGTAACTCCTACAATGAAATAGCCATGAGCAGCTGCAGATACAACGGCGGCGTAATGCGGCCGCTGAGCAACTTGAGCTCGTCCCGCAGAAACCTACACGAGTTTGATTCCGAGTCCCAGCCTTTACAACCCATCTCCACCGCAGATGCGTCGGACACCTTAGTATCCAAGCCTGAGAATAATTCGACCACCCTGATGCCTTACGCATCGGGAGACGGAGGGGGCGGTTGTAGCCACAGTGGCAGTAAATCGGGTAAAAAGAAGAACCAGAACATTGGGGAAAAGCTTGGGCACAGGAGGGCCTTGTTTGAGAAAAGGAAGCGGCTCAGCGACTATGCTTTGATCTTTGGGATGTTTGGGATCGTTGTTATGGTTATAGAGACTGAACTCTCTTGGGGAGCCTATGGAAAGGTGCGTAACTCAATCCAGTGCCGTGCAGACCCATCTAGATAAGGGTTAATTTAGTGGCATGTGACTGAGCAAGTGTTAACCACAACTTCTCCTAAAAGTGTTTCTTAACAAGTCAGTAAGTAGTATTCATTCCATTTGAATTACAGGTAGTAAAAGTATgcagcatactgtatatggtaGCAAAGTGTCCCATGTAGTGACACATGCAGGCCCAAAAGGCCCACTGTTGTCCAACCATGAAGGGGAACCCCATTGTGTATGAGGATATCACATTTCAGCATTTGTGGAAGCATGCTAAGAAACAGAAATATTATGTGTATTTATCTTGATTCTAACAAAAGTAACATTTGATGTACCAGAAGAATATGGATTGATTTcatgatgttgtgttttgtggcTATAGTGTTGTTGTGTCTTTTCCCAGGAGTCCCTGTATTCATTAGCTCTAAAATGCCTGATAAGCCTTTCTACAATCATTCTCCTTGGGCTGATTATCATATACCATGCAAGAGAGATACAGgtaatgtttgaatatttttgtTCCTCTTTTTATTAATGTTGGGTGAAGGGTCTGTCCAGTTATGACAGCCAACAAATGTCTTATCACATGTTATAATTATTCTATTTGATGTATTCTATGATGTATTTCTACACACCTGTCAAAATATGCCGTAGGCTTCCATGAAGTGATGTGGCAGCTAATAAGTTTTGCAAAGAATTCTCATGAATAATTGCAGTTTGGGAAGTGATGTGCTCTATTGACTTAACGACTTAACCAAAGCAAATAACTATTAAAGTAAGttaagtattttttaaattgcactAATTTTCTCAATCTAATTATGGCAGGACATACTTTCTCTGACATGAAAACTTTTGTGCATGCGGTAGGCTTTAAAATAACTTTAcaacttaataataatatttatgaCATAAATGGCGACACATTGtagttcatttttttattttttttactttttcattaGTCTAATGCTAAAATTTTATGTATTATGTTTGTGCCATCATTATGGATACACCAACATCAAAAAGGCCACAACACTGTAATAAATGAGGTTTGGTGTTCAGCAAAAACCTTTTTTATTGGGTGTAAGAGATTGGCCAAGTCACCTTTTGAACCACATGTAGCTACAGTTCATTATACATTTTGACAAGATTTATTTCAAGAAATCCTTACAATTAGCAGATGGATGTAGACTGTCAGCTTCCCCGATGTGGTCTAGTACTTGGACAAATCTCAGGTTTATGACCTTGCATCAGAGCATTGTTGCATTACTTATACTGTTTTCTTCCTGCAATTCAGCACTTGTGTCTCTGTTATAGAGCCACTAAATTAATGGCGTCACTTTTTGCAAGGTGGACATATGTTGTCTTTTATGCATTTTAGATTGTTCTTTTTTAATGAAATCAACTTAAAAGGAAATTTGGTTGAAAAGAAATACAGCTCAAGCATTTTCTTGAACCATGAACGAGGCCAAGTTTAATCTTACtaatgatttttatttgaattcaaATTGTGATTTCCGGGTATTGCCAACTACAGTGGATGAGCTTAAccagccataaaaaaaattgaagaGGTTTTGCCAGCATACAATATAAATTGACATGAAAGCTGTTTGCATCTGCTCTTATCATTTTACCTTTTATTCGCGTCAGGATAAAGTCTTGGTAAGATTCAAGATGTAGAATCGGCCTCTTttgtaaaaagtgaaaaatagaaTGTTTGGATCGAGCACTCGGTCCTCATCTTTTTCAGCACGAATTGCATTAACCATCTTCATTAGCCTTTTTGTTATATTTAGTACTTAGAAGTCCCAGAGGAGCATCAGTCATTGGAATAGCTCAGCAGTAAAACGTGCCTCCCCCTTCAGATGTGTTATTGTAAACCTTTCCTTCTGAGGGATGATAGAAACGGACAAAGATCATTACAATATTTTGATGCACAACAGAAGCATTTTCATTTCCTCAGTAGCTGTTTATGAAATAGTATGTGTGGTGTGAGCTTGCATGAGAGAATATCATATTCATTCTTTCCTCTGTCAGCCTCCAGATCTTTTATTCTACTTCTGTGTAAATTACTGAATTTATAAAATGCACTTTTTCACATCTTGCTTATACAAACTTACCTTAACACTAACCAATTGAATTAATTAGTTACTCTTAATATATTCCACATGTTCATTCTTCTACGCAAAAATTTTTCCATTTAGTGTGTTTTATAGCAGATTGTTTCAATGTATTAGTTGTGGCTTCAGATTAAATGGGCCAGTTACACAGTCGTGGTTCCTGTTGATAATAAACCAGTGAACTGCTTCACCAGTGAATTCTGCTACATACTTTGGGCCACTTTGATCGCGTTGGCCCTCGTCTCTTTTGGTGCTCAGATTCCACACGGGCACAATTATATCGTAACTGTAACAAATCAAAAACATGGTGACGATACACAACTTTACAAAGCAATCTGCTGAAATAACACAGCTAACAAACCTTGAGTCGTCTGTTTTGCGCAGCAAAAAACGGTTGTCAAGCAACATTCTTTTCCTCATTACAGGCAAACTGCAAAATGCTTGTTATAGGCATTAAACAGCATGAACTCACTTTTCATTAAAATCTTGCCATTATCTTTGATGCAGACTCCTCCTTTGACAGTCACATCAAGGCAATATCCAAAACGCATTTCTCCTTAGATAGCTGCATCTTCAAGATAAAGACATTTCCTCCTTTACTGACCTAGAAGAGattatttgtgcttttgtttgttccAGAACTGATAACTGCAATGCACTGTTCTCCATATATCCTGTGTTCGCAATAATGAATATACAATTTATTTGAAACTTATAGGCCTGAATACTCACATGAACCAGAAAGTATTGGTTCCTTCTAAATGTACATGTTGATTACATGTTGATTACAAAGTCCTTCTTCTAACTTATAAAGTGTTAAGTGACCTTGCCCCTCCCTGTGGAACAAACTTCCTGCAAAATCCAGGTAATTGGCATCATCTTATTATTTAAATCCAGTTTATAGTCTACTTTAACTTCCACCAGACCAGCCGTTCCTTCCCTTCCCCGCCTAAGGGGCTTTTGAGTTCCTGCTGTTGCTAGTCTGTCATTTCTGGGTTCCTGCAGACTCACATATGTGCctgcgcgcgtgcacacacacacacacgcacacacatacacacacacacacacacgcacacacaaaatactATTAAAACTATTACTAAATATagtatcaatctatctatctatctatctaatcacacacactcacacacacagagaagcttTGGCCTCATATCTTTTAAGTTTGCGTTGTGTTTGTTCTCTTCTATCTTGTTTTTATTAGTATTTATGTCCTTTATTTCTCGGTAAAGCACTTGTGCCAAATCTGGTTCGTTAAAAACATGTTCTAAAAATTTGACTTGACATGGATTAAGCCAAGTCTTAAATCTAAATGGCTTTTAATAAGGTGTACTTAGTCAAATTAGCTCCCAGAGATACATGTTCAAGTCCAATTTGGCCTTTGACTCTAACAATTCAAATGTCATAAAGTATTCAAGTTGATCCAGGATTGAATAAAGGCTTAAATTAAATCTCAAAGATAGCAGGTTTAATTTCTGAGCTAACTACTTAGCACCCAGAGGACATGTATGTCATGTAAACATAAATGCAAGTTAGTCTGAGATTTTAAGTcatccaaaatgtaaaaatgttttttcataaaCATAGTCAAGATGTATACTCTTTTTGTTATATGTTTAAATTCTGACTCTATAATTTTGTCATGCATATAATGTGTTCTTTGATTGACTAGTTTCGATTTGACTCCAGTTACACTTAAATGAATCACCAAAATGCAAATACTAGACTATGGAGTAATGGATTATTGTCTAAAAGTAATTTCACCAGATTTGAACTTTGTTCATGAAAGCTGCATTAATATTTTACCCTGGTTTGGgacctccacttcacttttgttgaggatctacagtatattgtttgtgttatttgtgtAAAGCTATTTCTAAAGTgcactttacatttttttcgGTGCGGGCAATTTTGCTTCCGCAGTGAAATAGATTATGCATGCACATCCATGTGTACTCACAGATGCCTGTCAAGTGTAGATGCACAAGTCACGATGATGAAATATTTCCCCCACATTTCTAGCCCCTTAAAACTGATTTACTTGTCAAACTCAACAATGAAGACTGTGCCCTCTCATTTTTTGGGGTATTATGACAGGGTGCATAGCAGGGAGCAGTTTCCTTCCGCTAAGTTTCTCCCCTCAGAGTGACGGAAAGTTTCCTAGGTCAGGTCAGACGAAGGACAAATCTTGGACACTAACTGTCATTTCAATACATCTCCAGTGTTAAGACGGCAGTGACGGGTGACCTACTGTGTCAAGTCCActgtatctgtatctctctccatctttaaCAGAAACATATGTCCATGTTCTGGCAACTCTCTCCAGATTTCCCTGTTTCCACAATTAGGAGCAATAATATCAATGTGTAATCCTCCTTTGTACATATTGATGTCGTTGAGCAAAATGAATGTCGAGCGCTTACTTTTTGTACCGCTCCTCGAAGTATTATAGGCCTGATTTAGACCCTGTGATGTCTTTTGTTGACAGCCAGTGATCGGTCAGAGGAGTTTTTAGAgtttttagtttggtttagtctGCTGTGCTGGCAGGAAGCGGCTTATTGTACGGCACGAGTGGAGATTGAGAGCTTAGAAGCTGTGGTTCCACTCTGACTTTGATTTGTCATTGTCAAAGGCTGATATGAGCCAGGAGGAATACTGTAAGCATGTTGCTGCCCTCTCTGCTTCAGATGTTTGATGAGTTCACCATATTCCCAGGCAGACATTTGAGTGACATTTTGaaagttttcttttctctccttcttacATCAAAGATGCTTTGCCGAGGGGCAATTGTGTTAAGGCCATTGCTGTGTCGTCGTACCTTGTGATGACAATTCTGCTGAGTTTTCTAAACAAATGCACAATTCTTTGAGAGGTGTTCTGTTCTTTGATGAGTACTTTTACGATAAAAGTCGGCGCTGatgtttctcactctcacaaTATTACAATTTTACAACCTGCAGGAAAGATAAGATGCAATAGTTGCAGTATTCGATGGAAAAACCACACAAAACTGTGTAGATGAATCCTGTCACACCCAGACTTGGCCGTAGTTGTCAGCCTGCCCCTGGgtgctgtgtatgtgtcagaGATATGGTGTAACTGCAGGAGATGCTCTGCATTTCTCACAGTGAAATCTGTCCTCCACCTGAGACGCCAGACTGGAGTCAGATAACCACCACTGGCTGGTGACCTCAATGTTTTCACTGAACATACAGGCTTTCAAGGGCAGAGACACCCAGCCTCCCAACGAGTTGAGAATCCTAATGATTATTAATTGATGACATTTGCTACTACATGCACTCTATGTCATTTTAAACATGCggatgattttattttattgacatTGACAACGACACTCCAAAGGACGAAAGATTTGTTTGGAAATGTGCTTTGGCTTGAATAGGTTTTACTTTGGcttgaatggaaaaaaaaaagatgcaaatgCCAAATTTAATTTCAGATACAAAAGTAAATGGAATCCGCAACAACTTAAGATTTACTCAGCAAAGTGGCCTCTTAGTGGCTCACTTTGATATCATAAATAAACCATTGCATTAATGTCTAATTGGGCTGAACCTCTCAACCTAATTCACTAATGAGATTGAGCGATTTCATTCTCAGTGACAAGATATATGTTCCCATCTCCACATTACACAGATTAAATATTGAGCTGGACTCCATTAGTTATATTGAGCATACTGAAACCAGTAACCAACCCAGCTAGCATCGTGCATGAGTGTCTCTAGCCTGTACAGTATGGGACGCCAGAGACTCTGAGTAATAGGATGACCTCCGGACATATTCAATTGTGTTGTCTGGGGAAAAATGTCAGCACCGTGACACGGGGCTCACCCTGACGCGAGTGCAACTTTCCCATGATGAGCAAGGGGAATGCACTCTTAATGATTAAACAGTACTTGTGTCCAACAGACAACAAGCCAACCATCTGAAAGCAGCCATTGGTGGCGAGATTGGCCTCGTTTAGAAATGGTCATCTTGGCTCTCTATTTCCACGGATCTATTGTGCATTGCAGGGGTTTGTGGGAAATGAAATGTATTGGCATACGCTCTTATAGGGGAacttggtttgtttgtgtgcgtgtggtaCATATGGTAAAATGGCAAAAAGGCCTACAGGACATGAGCTGAAACTGATTTAAAAGTTTACTGGGTCATCAACTCCCTGTTTTTAGGACTGAGCCCTCAGTGGCTTCGTCTTTATTGGGCCATGGATCACCACCAAGCCTGTCATGAGACACGTTGGCCCTTCATTCAGAACACACAGTTTGAggtttttccactgcagatgtaggttcctccacctctctgtcaTAAAAAGTGGTTCTGCCACTCGCATGGAATATTTGATGCTCAGAGGTAAAGAGCCCTTGAGTATTGTATTTCAGGTCATCCATTACCATAATTGCTTTTACCCACCAAGTAGGCTTTCCTTACGTAACCTGGGTTTAAATGTTTAATTACATTGTTTTGAGGTAACAAACTTTGTAAATGCTTGCGACAAGGTGGGGTTGTTGTTTCAAATGTAAAATTAAAGGCTTGTGCTGTGTGCAAACAATAGATGTTATATTTTACCTGTTTTCAGAGCCTAATCCTGTAAGTAAGAAACCGTAACAGAGTGGAGTCACAGCTTGTGTTTCCATGTCTAAATTACACTCCCTTGGAAAGCTTAACAAGAACAGCTCTGGTTAGAGttacacacacatctctgaCAGATGTCAGTGTCTTGGAGGAGCTCAGTGTCGCTCATTTGATATGAATAACTACCTCTGAAAATTTAAATGTTCTGTTTTTGGGTAAAACTTTCATTGTAGctgttaaataaatgaatgagctGCACCAGCTGTGTAGGAACAGTTGTACTGCACTGTCGTTTGTGCAGGGATATGAGTTATTCATATCAAATGTTGTAGCTTACATGTGTATCAGTTTGTTGTGGTGATACAGCATGTGTTTTCCTGCGATGTGTTGACAGCTGACATAGAATTGCTTGGCTTTGGAAACAAGCTATAATGAGCGTGTAGTATTTGCTGTTGTAGGTTCAATGATCTTGTGTGTTAACACGATGTGGGTGGCTGTAGTGTCAGTGTGCCTGTGAAACTGTAGCATGTGGAGCGGTCATGTATGTCTATGAGGCGAGTGGCACTATGTTGCAGTTTGCTGTAGGCGTACATTAGTTTAACTTGTTGAATAAAAGCTTTCTTTTGATATGgaaaatatatttctatttcAGCAATTGAAGGTTTTGTTTAATATATCACCTCTAAATATACAATTTAGGTCATTGATCCCATTACACTTCCAGGAATGggacatttttttctctctaatgAGAAATTCCAAATTAAACTAAATGGAGGCTAGTTGGCAGGATAGCAAGTCGTAATGTGTGACTTGATATATTAatgtgcaatttttttttcacagcgtTATCTGCATTATTAAAAGTTCTGTGTTTTGACTGATATATTAACATATCCAGCATATTTCAGACTTTTTCTGTCTTAGACAATTTAACTAGGAATATTTAATTCTTCTCATTCATTCTTCTCCCTGAGTTAATACAGACAGCTATGTGTGGGATGGAAAGAAGTCATTGAGAATCTAAATCCCATTACTTTACAGGGCCAATTAAAGATAACTGAGCAGTACAAAATCTTATTTCCAGAGATGTTGAAAGTGAAGCAAAAATATACATTCATAATTGTCAATAAAGGGCCAGAAATCACTAGACATTGCTCAATTAAGTACCAAGCATTATGGAGTGGTTTCAGTCAAAATGTCGTCAGGTgcagtttttttccctcctgcaGTCATGGTGGATATAGCCAACCAAGAAACCTCCTTGTATTTGCTGACagcaacattttgtgaaatatcTACTGCCAGTTGTGACGGGCCGTACACAGGCAGAGGACCTTGAGGTGATTGAGTGGATAGAGCAGGAGCTGCTGTGCAGGAATATCAGTATGGCGTGTCAGAGAGAGGAATGTTTTGACAAATGCAGTGGAAGCTAATATAGCTCGATAGTATTTAATCTGCAATCCACACTGGTGAATATACaagttggagaggagaggaaaaggagctCAGGTATTCAGATTGAGATAGTGTATCTGCAGACCATAAGCATGATCAGAGATCCCTCTGAATGACGCCGGAGTCGGCTATGGCGGTCATGGGCTGGGCCATTAGTTCAGGGTGGATACACTGAGCAATGAATCCTCAGGCTGGTAGATAGCTCTAGATTGGATTGAAAATgatgagggggagggaggggaagaaaaagaggaaggggCTGCACCATAAGTGGCAGGGCCAAGTGATGAAGGTGTATGATAGAGGACAGGGTGGAGTGATGAGAGGCTGTGAAATCCATCCACACTGAAGTCCCCGGTGAAAAGGCCTACCTTCTGGTCGCTGTGGCCAGGCAATAAGAACGTATGCTAATGTGGAGGTGGCAGATGTTCTCATCAGTATAATGCTTTGAAGTTGAAAATGCTTGCCACATGCTGCTAATgcaacacttaaaaaaaatcttgtgtattttttttttttttcttatttattcagggagagggaaagcagagagcgagacagagtaGGGGAGAAACAATCCCAGGCCAGCAGGGGCAGACTTAACCGTTCGATGATCTTTGGACACCTAATGTAACACTTAATGACGTTACACAAATGGTCATGGAACCCAAAAGTGTTAACTGAGGCCTAATGGctatgaatgaaatgaaattaaatgccATTTGTGACTTTAAGGGGTTGGAAGATTTATTGCAGCGTGCTATGTAAGTGTAAGCGTCCATTTACCCTTCACTGTACCCTTTGCCTTTCAGTTATTTATGGTGGACAATGCGGCGGATGACTGGAGGATAGCCATGACGTACGAGCGCATCTTCTTCATCTGCCTGGAGATCCTAGTGTGCGCCATCCACCCCATCCCAGGGAACTACACCTTCACCTGGACGGCACGCCTGGCCTTCTCCTACACGCCGTCCAAGACGGATGCGGATGTGGACATCATCCTGTCCATCCCCATGTTCCTGCGGCTGTACCTCATCGCTCGTGTCATGCTGCTGCACAGCAAGCTATTCACGGACGCCTCGTCCCGCAGCATCGGCGCGCTCAACAAGATCAACTTTAACACGCGCTTCGTGATGAAGACCCTCATGACCATCTGCCCCGGCACCGTGCTGCTGGTCTTCACCATCTCGCTGTGGATCATCGCTGCGTGGACCGTGAGAGCTTGCGAGAGGTGCCTGGATCTGCCCTTCTCACGCTATGCTGCGCTGTTCTGCATGAAACATAGATACGGCATAAACAtgcataatatatatatatacagctcTTAATGCATTCTGTGTAGCGTGCAGAGTGTCTGGATAGAATGATTTACACATGCttgtacaaaaacaaattatagcCCTGTAGTGATTATGTCAAGACATTTAATATTATGTTCTATTTGATTAGATCATCTAGTTTACAGTCTTTTAAGTTGAGGAGTGCATGGGTGGTTGATTTCTCAGGTGCATGTAGGTTTGGCAagctattgtgtttttattccaGATATCATGACAACCAGGACATAACCAGCAACTTTCTAGGAGCCATGTGGTTGATCTCAATCACTTTTCTAACCATCGGATATGGGGATATGGTCCCAAACACATACTGTGGGAAAGGAGTCTGCCTCCTGACTGGCATTATGGTGAGAAAAGTGGATACAATTCTAGTGAATGTCGAATTCTAATTACTGCCTCCTGGTCATCTATCTGAATGTATACCTcagagaatttattttttttctatgccTGT
Encoded proteins:
- the kcnn2 gene encoding small conductance calcium-activated potassium channel protein 2 produces the protein METPLQLQNDFFQEQQFQHCKYQHYCGREDRLGKQQHDQCCTCNNCTCDARKSLVFRGTSPTTVGTLRTPSETSSRQGCQYSVCEFTPSSHGSSSRHHHPHHQQCHDRQRGSLGSSHKESNSYNEIAMSSCRYNGGVMRPLSNLSSSRRNLHEFDSESQPLQPISTADASDTLVSKPENNSTTLMPYASGDGGGGCSHSGSKSGKKKNQNIGEKLGHRRALFEKRKRLSDYALIFGMFGIVVMVIETELSWGAYGKESLYSLALKCLISLSTIILLGLIIIYHAREIQLFMVDNAADDWRIAMTYERIFFICLEILVCAIHPIPGNYTFTWTARLAFSYTPSKTDADVDIILSIPMFLRLYLIARVMLLHSKLFTDASSRSIGALNKINFNTRFVMKTLMTICPGTVLLVFTISLWIIAAWTVRACERYHDNQDITSNFLGAMWLISITFLTIGYGDMVPNTYCGKGVCLLTGIMGAGCTALVVAVVAKKLELTKAEKHVHNFMMDTQLTKRVKNTAANVLRETWLIYKNTKLVRKMDHARVRKHQRKFLQAIHQLRSVKMEQRKLNDQANSLVDLAKTQNIMYDMISDLNERGEDMEKRIALLETKLETLLGNLQALPGLISQVISQQHRDFLEVQLQPYDKHSPERSQSVSRRRSSSTAPPTSSESS